A window of Aromatoleum bremense genomic DNA:
GAGGAGATATTGACAATCTTGCCGCCCCCCTTCGCGATCATGATGGGCAAGACGGCATGCTGCAGATTCAGGGGACCCATCAGGTTAATATCCACCAGCTTCTGCCAGAAGTCCGGGCTCGTTTCGACGAATGGCTTAAGCACATCCCAACCGGCGTTATTCACCAGAACATCGATACGACCGAGGCGCTCCGTCACCTCGCCAATTTTCGCGGCCACGCCAGCATGGTCGGTAATGTCCATCACCAAGGGCGTGATCTGCCCTTCGAACTCCTTCAGGCGATCGGTCAGTGCCAGCAGGGATGCCTCATTGATGTCGCAGGCAACTACATTGGCGCCTTCTTCGCAGAAGCGCTTGACCAGCGCTCCGCCGATCCCGCCACCCGCGCCGGTGACGATCACTACTTTTTCCTTAAGACCACGCATTCTTGCTGACTCCTTTGCTATTCACGCTTTACGCGCCGAGATGACTTCTGCCGCGTGGGCACGAAGCTTGAATTTCTGCAGCTTTCCCGTTGCCGTTCGGGTAATCGGCTCGAAGATGATGTGCCGTGGGACTTTGAAGCCCGGCAACTTGGTGCGGCAGAACTGAATCACGTCCTGTTCGGAGACCTTGCCGACGTGCTCGGGTCTGAGATCGATGATTGCGCACGGCACCTCGCCCCACTTTTCGTCGGGAACCGCAACCACGGCGACCTCCGCAATCGCCGGGAGGGTGTAGAGGACGTCTTCGAGTTCGAGCGAGGAAACGTTCTCGCCACCGGAAATGATGATGTCCTTGGAACGATCCTTGATCTCGATGTAGCCGTCCTCATGCATGACGGCGAGGTCACCGGTGTGATACCAGCCGTCGGCAAAGGCTTCCCGGGTTGCGGCGGGGTTCTTGAGATAGCCCTTCATCGCTAGGTTGCCCCTGAACATCACCTCGCC
This region includes:
- a CDS encoding glucose 1-dehydrogenase, with product MRGLKEKVVIVTGAGGGIGGALVKRFCEEGANVVACDINEASLLALTDRLKEFEGQITPLVMDITDHAGVAAKIGEVTERLGRIDVLVNNAGWDVLKPFVETSPDFWQKLVDINLMGPLNLQHAVLPIMIAKGGGKIVNISSDAGRVGSSGESVYSACKGGIIAFSKTLARETARHNVRVNVVCPGPTDTAILRSFVGEGDVGKKIYDGLIRAIPLKRVGQPEDIPGMVAFLSSDDANFITGQVISVSGGLTMHG